The Catenulispora sp. EB89 genome has a segment encoding these proteins:
- a CDS encoding TDT family transporter codes for MANTIQLPVSPAVSASSRWSGVAARDVFRHIGPNWYASVMGTAIIANAGAGLPGFERGGPRVAVTVVWAAALLWLAVVLLARAAHWRWHADQARRDLLDPAVAPFYGCLSMALTAVSAGTMIVGRAWLGTGAALGLAWTLWLVGTLIGLATTAVVPYLMMTRHEIAEGSATPVWLLPIVAPMVSAATGPQLIPHVAAGQLRETMLLGCYAMFGISLLATMIILPVVVSRLVHHKPRWSVAAPGLFLVLGPLGQSVTAVNNLADAGQGVVSPQLAAALKPFAVLYGVPVLGFAMIWLVLALLVVLEARRDGLPFALTWWAFTFPIGTCVTGATGLWHHTGLAAYAWLACGLYALLVAAWGVIAARTLRGAVSGELLLKRPEARITPGRIGITAIQ; via the coding sequence ATGGCGAACACGATCCAGCTTCCAGTGAGTCCCGCGGTCTCGGCGAGTTCTCGATGGTCCGGCGTGGCGGCGCGCGACGTGTTCCGCCACATCGGCCCGAACTGGTACGCCTCGGTGATGGGCACGGCGATCATCGCCAACGCCGGCGCCGGACTCCCGGGCTTCGAGCGCGGCGGGCCGCGCGTGGCCGTGACCGTGGTCTGGGCCGCGGCGCTCCTCTGGCTCGCGGTGGTCCTCCTGGCCCGCGCCGCGCACTGGCGCTGGCACGCCGACCAGGCCCGCCGCGACCTCCTCGACCCGGCGGTCGCGCCGTTCTACGGCTGCCTGTCGATGGCGCTGACCGCGGTCTCGGCCGGGACGATGATCGTCGGCCGGGCCTGGCTCGGCACCGGCGCGGCGCTCGGTCTGGCCTGGACGCTGTGGCTGGTCGGCACGCTGATCGGGCTGGCCACGACGGCCGTGGTGCCGTACCTGATGATGACCCGGCACGAGATCGCCGAGGGCAGCGCCACCCCGGTCTGGCTGCTGCCGATCGTCGCGCCGATGGTCTCGGCCGCCACCGGCCCGCAGCTGATCCCGCACGTCGCGGCCGGCCAGCTCCGCGAGACGATGCTGCTCGGCTGCTATGCGATGTTCGGCATCAGCCTGCTGGCCACCATGATCATCCTGCCGGTGGTCGTTTCCCGGCTGGTGCACCACAAGCCCCGGTGGAGCGTGGCCGCGCCCGGCCTGTTCCTGGTGCTGGGCCCGCTGGGCCAGTCGGTGACCGCGGTGAACAACCTCGCCGACGCCGGGCAGGGCGTCGTGAGCCCGCAACTGGCCGCGGCCCTGAAGCCGTTCGCGGTGCTCTACGGCGTGCCGGTGCTCGGCTTCGCGATGATCTGGCTGGTGCTGGCCCTGCTGGTGGTCCTCGAAGCCCGGCGCGACGGCCTGCCGTTCGCGCTGACCTGGTGGGCGTTCACCTTCCCGATCGGCACCTGTGTGACCGGAGCCACGGGGCTGTGGCACCACACCGGTCTGGCCGCCTACGCGTGGCTGGCCTGCGGGCTCTATGCGCTGCTCGTCGCCGCGTGGGGCGTGATCGCGGCACGTACGCTGCGCGGGGCCGTGTCGGGTGAGCTTCTGCTCAAGCGGCCGGAGGCACGCATAACCCCCGGTAGAATCGGGATCACCGCCATCCAATAG
- a CDS encoding phosphoribosylaminoimidazolesuccinocarboxamide synthase, with product MITGLNHLASGKIRDLYAVGDDLLLVASDKISAFDYVLESEIPDKGRILTQLSMWWFKQLADLVPNHVISADVEEFPAELQPYKEELRGRSMLCRKLAMVPVECVARGYLTGSGLAEYEKTRTANGVTLPPGLVDGSRLDRPIFTPAMKAELGEHDENVTFDEMAERIADPELAAHLKDLTLAVYSRAREIAEERGIILADTKFEFGRLRGGTLVLADEALTPDSSRFWPADEWKPGRTQSSFDKQYVRDWLTSPASGWNPASDTPPPLLPPEVVQATRARYVEAYERLTGVKFD from the coding sequence GTGATCACCGGCCTGAACCACCTCGCCAGCGGCAAGATCCGTGACCTCTACGCGGTCGGCGACGACCTGCTCCTGGTCGCCTCGGACAAGATCTCGGCCTTCGACTACGTCCTGGAGTCCGAGATCCCGGACAAGGGCCGGATCCTGACCCAGCTGTCCATGTGGTGGTTCAAGCAGCTCGCGGACCTGGTGCCGAACCACGTGATCAGCGCCGACGTCGAGGAGTTCCCGGCCGAGCTGCAGCCCTACAAGGAGGAGCTGCGGGGGCGCTCGATGCTCTGCCGCAAGCTCGCCATGGTGCCGGTGGAGTGCGTGGCGCGCGGCTACCTGACCGGCTCCGGGCTGGCGGAGTACGAGAAGACCCGCACCGCGAACGGCGTGACGCTGCCGCCCGGGCTGGTCGACGGCTCCCGGCTGGACCGGCCGATCTTCACTCCGGCGATGAAGGCCGAGCTCGGCGAACACGACGAGAACGTCACCTTCGACGAGATGGCCGAGCGGATCGCCGACCCGGAGCTGGCCGCGCACCTCAAGGACCTGACGCTGGCGGTCTACTCGCGGGCCCGGGAGATCGCCGAGGAGCGCGGGATCATCCTGGCCGACACGAAGTTCGAGTTCGGGCGGCTGCGCGGCGGGACCCTGGTCCTGGCCGACGAGGCGCTGACCCCGGACTCCTCCCGGTTCTGGCCGGCTGACGAGTGGAAGCCGGGCCGTACGCAGTCGTCCTTCGACAAGCAGTACGTCCGCGACTGGCTGACCTCCCCGGCCTCCGGCTGGAACCCGGCGTCCGACACCCCGCCGCCGCTGCTGCCGCCGGAGGTCGTGCAGGCCACCCGGGCCCGCTATGTCGAGGCCTACGAGCGGCTCACCGGCGTGAAGTTCGACTAG
- the purS gene encoding phosphoribosylformylglycinamidine synthase subunit PurS — MARVLVDVMLKPEILDPQGQAVQRALPRMGFDSVTNVRQGKRFVLDLADADPATLRATAEQMAEKLLANTVIEDFHVTVLDEAGETGESA; from the coding sequence GTGGCCCGCGTCCTCGTCGACGTCATGCTCAAGCCCGAGATCCTCGACCCCCAGGGCCAGGCGGTGCAGCGCGCACTTCCTCGCATGGGCTTCGACTCCGTCACCAACGTCCGCCAGGGCAAGCGCTTCGTGCTCGACCTCGCCGACGCCGACCCGGCCACCCTGCGGGCCACCGCCGAGCAGATGGCCGAGAAGCTGCTCGCCAACACCGTGATCGAGGACTTCCACGTCACCGTGCTGGACGAGGCCGGCGAGACCGGCGAGAGCGCCTGA
- the purQ gene encoding phosphoribosylformylglycinamidine synthase subunit PurQ: MPARIGVVTFPGTLDDQQALRAAAAVGAEPVALWHKEQNLHQVDAVVLPGGFSYGDYLRAGAIARFSPVMDTIIDAARGGLPVLGICNGFQVLCEAHLLEGAMIRNGDLHFINRDVTLRIENNRTAWTSDYEVGAEAVIPIKNVDGRFVADAHTLDALEAEGRVLARYVANPNGAARDIAGITNAAGNVVGLMPHPEYAIDDLTGPAGFIENRRVPGTDGLPFFTSILKSLVSA, from the coding sequence ATGCCCGCCCGCATCGGCGTCGTCACCTTCCCCGGCACCCTGGACGACCAGCAGGCGCTGCGCGCCGCCGCGGCGGTCGGGGCCGAGCCGGTGGCGCTCTGGCACAAGGAGCAGAACCTGCACCAGGTCGACGCGGTCGTGCTTCCCGGTGGCTTCTCCTACGGCGACTACCTGCGCGCCGGCGCCATCGCCCGGTTCTCCCCGGTGATGGACACGATCATCGACGCGGCCCGCGGTGGGCTGCCGGTCCTGGGCATCTGCAACGGCTTCCAGGTGCTGTGCGAGGCGCACCTGCTGGAAGGCGCGATGATCCGCAACGGCGACCTGCACTTCATCAACCGCGACGTGACCCTGCGGATCGAGAACAACCGCACGGCGTGGACCTCGGACTACGAGGTCGGCGCCGAGGCCGTCATCCCGATCAAGAACGTGGACGGCCGCTTCGTCGCCGACGCGCACACCCTCGACGCGCTGGAGGCCGAGGGCCGCGTGCTGGCGCGCTATGTGGCGAACCCCAACGGCGCCGCGCGGGACATCGCCGGCATCACCAACGCCGCCGGGAACGTGGTCGGCCTGATGCCGCACCCCGAGTACGCCATCGACGACCTGACCGGCCCCGCTGGGTTCATTGAGAATCGCAGGGTCCCGGGCACCGACGGCCTGCCGTTCTTCACCTCGATCCTCAAGAGCTTGGTTTCCGCATGA
- the purL gene encoding phosphoribosylformylglycinamidine synthase subunit PurL gives MSTGNSSENVFDTTDVFVDTAVAFDTVAKAAETPDVKQPFRELGMTEDEYLRVREILGRRPSSSELAMYSVMWSEHCSYKSSRVHLKQFGEKAPKTAALLVGPGENAGVVDVGEGLAVTFKVESHNHPSYVEPYQGAATGVGGIVRDILTMGARPIGVMDPLRFGPADAPDTARVLPGVVAGIGGYGNCLGVPNIGGEIVFDPCYLGNPLVNALCVGVMRADEIKLAKAPGPGNQVILFGARTGGDGIGGASVLASATFDEDGPAKRPSVQVGDPFMEKVLIECCLEIFAADLVVGIQDLGAAGLTCSTTELAAAGTGGMDVRLDLAPLRDSTLTPEEVLMSESQERMMAVVEPAKVEAFLAVCEKWDVTATALGEVTDTGRLRMWWHGEIIVDVPPRTLAHEGPVYNRPFARPEWQDALQADVPTASRLKRPGNAAELRETLLRLVGSPNLADKTWAVEQYDHRVQGNTVLGHGEDSGMVRLDAALPGTSLGVALSTDGNGRFTKLDPYQGAQLALAEAYRNVAATGAKPLAVTDCLNFGSPEDPDVMWQFAEACRGLADACLELGTPVTGGNVSFYNQTGELNIHPTPVVGVLGVIDDVDRRTRSAFEREGEILLLLGDTRDEFGGSEWAHEVHGHLGGLPPRLDLNREKVLGEVLIAGSRDGMLSAAHDLSDGGLAQAVVESCLRGGHGARLVLPETDADGGALDPFVALFSESAGRALVAVPRSEELRFTDMCVARGLPVARVGVVDGDTLEVQGQFTVPMAELRAAHEAPFRKLFGHSVVDA, from the coding sequence ATGAGCACCGGCAACTCCTCCGAGAACGTCTTCGACACGACTGACGTGTTCGTGGACACTGCGGTCGCGTTCGACACCGTCGCCAAGGCCGCCGAGACCCCCGACGTGAAGCAGCCGTTCCGCGAGCTCGGCATGACCGAGGACGAGTACCTGCGCGTCCGCGAGATCCTGGGCCGCCGCCCCAGCTCCTCGGAGCTGGCCATGTACTCGGTCATGTGGTCCGAGCACTGTTCCTACAAGTCCTCCCGGGTGCACCTGAAGCAGTTCGGCGAGAAGGCCCCGAAGACCGCCGCGCTGCTGGTCGGCCCGGGCGAGAACGCCGGCGTCGTGGACGTCGGCGAGGGCCTGGCCGTCACCTTCAAGGTGGAGTCGCACAACCACCCCTCCTACGTCGAGCCCTACCAGGGCGCGGCGACCGGGGTCGGCGGCATCGTGCGCGACATCCTCACCATGGGCGCCCGCCCGATCGGCGTCATGGACCCGCTGCGCTTCGGCCCCGCCGACGCCCCGGACACCGCGCGGGTGCTGCCCGGCGTGGTGGCCGGCATCGGCGGCTACGGCAACTGCCTGGGCGTGCCGAACATCGGCGGCGAGATCGTCTTCGACCCCTGCTACCTGGGCAACCCGCTGGTGAACGCGCTGTGCGTGGGCGTCATGCGGGCCGACGAGATCAAGCTCGCCAAGGCCCCGGGCCCGGGCAACCAGGTGATCCTGTTCGGCGCCCGCACCGGCGGCGACGGCATCGGCGGCGCCTCGGTGCTGGCCAGCGCCACCTTCGACGAGGACGGGCCGGCCAAGCGGCCCTCCGTCCAGGTCGGCGACCCGTTCATGGAGAAGGTGCTCATCGAGTGCTGCCTGGAGATCTTCGCGGCCGACCTGGTCGTGGGCATCCAGGACCTGGGCGCGGCCGGGCTCACCTGCTCCACCACCGAGCTGGCCGCGGCCGGCACCGGCGGCATGGACGTGCGGCTGGACCTGGCTCCGCTGCGCGACTCGACGCTGACCCCTGAGGAAGTCCTCATGTCGGAGTCGCAGGAGCGGATGATGGCCGTGGTCGAGCCGGCCAAGGTCGAGGCGTTCCTGGCGGTCTGCGAGAAGTGGGACGTCACCGCGACCGCGCTCGGCGAGGTCACCGACACCGGCCGGCTGCGCATGTGGTGGCACGGCGAGATCATCGTGGACGTGCCGCCGCGGACCCTGGCGCACGAGGGCCCGGTGTACAACCGGCCGTTCGCGCGGCCGGAGTGGCAGGACGCGCTCCAGGCCGACGTGCCGACCGCTTCTCGGCTGAAGCGGCCGGGGAACGCGGCCGAACTGCGCGAGACGCTGCTGCGCCTGGTCGGCTCGCCGAACCTGGCCGACAAGACCTGGGCTGTGGAGCAGTACGACCACCGCGTCCAGGGCAACACCGTCCTCGGGCACGGCGAGGACTCCGGGATGGTCCGGCTGGACGCCGCGCTGCCGGGCACCTCGCTCGGCGTGGCGCTGTCCACGGACGGCAACGGCCGCTTCACCAAGCTCGACCCGTACCAGGGCGCGCAGCTGGCGCTGGCCGAGGCCTACCGCAACGTGGCCGCCACCGGCGCCAAGCCGCTGGCCGTCACCGACTGCCTGAACTTCGGCTCGCCGGAGGACCCGGACGTCATGTGGCAGTTCGCCGAGGCCTGCCGCGGCCTGGCCGACGCCTGCCTGGAGCTGGGGACCCCGGTCACCGGCGGCAACGTGTCGTTCTACAACCAGACCGGCGAGCTGAACATCCACCCGACCCCGGTGGTCGGCGTGCTCGGCGTCATCGACGACGTCGACCGCCGCACCCGCAGCGCCTTCGAGCGCGAGGGCGAGATCCTGCTGCTGCTCGGCGACACCCGCGACGAGTTCGGCGGCTCGGAATGGGCGCACGAGGTCCACGGCCACCTCGGCGGCCTGCCCCCGCGCCTGGACCTGAACCGCGAGAAGGTGCTCGGCGAGGTGCTGATCGCCGGCTCGCGCGACGGCATGCTCTCGGCGGCGCACGACCTGTCCGACGGCGGCCTGGCGCAGGCGGTCGTGGAGAGCTGCCTGCGCGGCGGCCACGGCGCCCGCCTGGTGCTGCCGGAGACGGACGCGGACGGCGGTGCGCTGGACCCGTTCGTCGCGCTGTTCTCCGAGTCGGCCGGCCGCGCGCTGGTCGCGGTCCCGCGCAGCGAGGAGCTGCGGTTCACCGACATGTGCGTGGCGCGCGGGCT